The nucleotide window TGCCGCTCCATCCCCGGCGGGAGCGCGAGCGCGGCTTCAACCAGTCATGGCTCCTCGCGCGCCGGCTCGCGGAGGCCTGGGGCCTCACCGCCCGGGGGGACGTGCTCACTCGTCGCGTGGCCACCGCGCCCCAGACCGACCTGGGCGCGGCGGCACGCCGCCTCAACGTCCGCGACGCGTTCGCGGTGCGGCGGCCCGAGCTGGTGGCGGGCCGCCACGTGCTTCTGGTCGACGACGTGCTCACCACCGGCGCGACCGTCAGTGAGTGCGCGGTGGCGCTCCGTAGCGGCGGAGCCGCCACGGTGGGCGTCGTCACGGTGGCCCGCGCCGGCTGACCCCGCCCACCCCGCGGCTTGCGCCCCCCCGCCGGAGCCCGATATAATGACGGCCTTGGCGCTCGGAAGTATCGATCATTGCTCGTGTAATTCAATCCGACACGACGACAGCGAGGGAGCCGACATGGCGGTACGAGTGGGGGTCAACGGATTCGGACGGATCGGACGTGTCTTCTTCCGGGCGGCCCTGACGAGCAAGGACATCGAGGTCGTCGCCGTGAATGACCTCGCCGACGCCAAGACGCTGGGCCATCTGCTCAAGCATGACTCGGTGCACGGCGCCCTCAACGCCGATGTGTCGGCCAAGGGCGACACCATCGCGGTGGACGGCCGCAAGGTCCGGGTGTGCTCGGTGAAGGACCCCGCCGCCCTGCCGTGGGGCGAGATGGGCGTGGACATCGTGGTGGAGTCCACCGGCATCTTCCGCGACAAGGCCACGTCGTCGAAGCATCTTCAGGCCGGCGCGAAGAAGGTCGTCATCACCGCCCCCGCCAAGGACCCTGACATCACGGTGGTGCTCGGGGTCAACGAGGGCAAGTACGACCCAGCCAAGCACGAGCTCGTCTCGAACGCCTCGTGCACCACGAATTGCCTGGCGACCGTGGCCAAGGTCCTGCTCGACAACTTCGGGATCAAGCGCGGCTTCGCCTCGACCGTCCACTCCTACACGAACGATCAGCCGATCCAGGACTTTCCCCACAAGGATCTCCGGCGCGCCCGTGCGGGCGCGGTGAGCATGATCCCCACCACCACCGGCGCGGCCACTGCCGTGGGGCTGGTGCTGCCCGAGCTCAAGGGCAAGCTGGACGGGATCGCCATCCGCGTGCCCACCGCCAACGTCTCGGTGGTGGACCTCACCGCCGAGCTGGCGAAGCCCGCGACGGCGGATCAGGTGAACGAGGCCTTCCGCGCCGCCGCGAGCGGGCCGCTCAAGGGCATTCTCGACGCCACCGACGAGGAGCTGGTGTCCGTGGACTTCAACGGCAATCCCCACTCCTCGATCGTGGATCTGCCCTCCACCTCGGTGGTGGACGGCAACCTCGTGAAGGTCCTGGCCTGGTACGACAACGAGTGGGGTTATTCCTGCCGCGTGCGGGACCTCATCCGCTACATGGCCGGATCGCTGTAGTTCCGATTGGCCAAGCTCAGCGTCGCGCAGGTTGACCTCGCCGGGAAACGCGTCTTCCTGAGGGTGGACTTCAACGTCCCCCTGAAGGACAGCCGCGTCTCGGATGACACCCGCATCACCGCGGCGCTGCCCACGCTGCAGCACTGCCTCGATCACGGCGCCTCGGTGGTGATCGCCTCGCATCTCGGCCGGCCGAAGGGCAAGCCCGATCCCGCCTTCTCGCTGGCGCCGGTCGGGACGCATCTCGAGAGCCTGCTCGGCCGGCCGGTGCCGCTCGCGCCTGACTGCGTGGGGCCGGACGTCGAGCGCCTCGCAG belongs to Candidatus Methylomirabilota bacterium and includes:
- the gap gene encoding type I glyceraldehyde-3-phosphate dehydrogenase; the encoded protein is MAVRVGVNGFGRIGRVFFRAALTSKDIEVVAVNDLADAKTLGHLLKHDSVHGALNADVSAKGDTIAVDGRKVRVCSVKDPAALPWGEMGVDIVVESTGIFRDKATSSKHLQAGAKKVVITAPAKDPDITVVLGVNEGKYDPAKHELVSNASCTTNCLATVAKVLLDNFGIKRGFASTVHSYTNDQPIQDFPHKDLRRARAGAVSMIPTTTGAATAVGLVLPELKGKLDGIAIRVPTANVSVVDLTAELAKPATADQVNEAFRAAASGPLKGILDATDEELVSVDFNGNPHSSIVDLPSTSVVDGNLVKVLAWYDNEWGYSCRVRDLIRYMAGSL